Proteins encoded in a region of the Streptomyces violaceoruber genome:
- a CDS encoding PhzF family phenazine biosynthesis protein: MTDYDVLRVFCAPNGGYGNELGVVRDGSVLPEPERRQELAAKLGFSETVFVDDPERGVVDIYTPTLRLPFAGHPCVGTAWLLDVPELVTRAGVVGARLDGEFSWIEARPEWAPPRTLRQYATVAEVDDLAVPPKGEWVYAWAWEDEAAGRVRARAFPGRDDGIDEDEATGAAALLLTGRLGRALNITQGVGSQILTAPQPEGWVEIGGRVRLER, from the coding sequence GTGACCGACTACGACGTACTGCGGGTCTTCTGCGCGCCGAACGGCGGATACGGCAACGAACTGGGCGTCGTCCGGGACGGATCCGTACTGCCGGAGCCCGAGCGGCGGCAGGAGCTGGCCGCCAAACTCGGCTTCAGCGAGACCGTGTTCGTCGACGACCCCGAGCGCGGCGTCGTCGACATCTACACGCCCACCCTGCGCCTGCCCTTCGCCGGGCACCCCTGCGTCGGCACCGCCTGGCTGCTCGACGTGCCCGAACTCGTCACGCGGGCCGGGGTGGTGGGCGCCCGGCTGGACGGGGAGTTCAGCTGGATCGAGGCCCGCCCCGAGTGGGCGCCGCCGCGCACCCTGCGCCAGTACGCCACCGTCGCCGAGGTCGACGACCTCGCGGTGCCGCCGAAGGGGGAGTGGGTCTACGCCTGGGCGTGGGAGGACGAGGCGGCGGGACGGGTGCGGGCCCGCGCCTTCCCCGGGCGCGACGACGGCATCGACGAGGACGAGGCCACGGGGGCGGCGGCGCTGCTGCTGACCGGACGACTGGGCCGCGCCCTCAACATCACCCAGGGCGTCGGCTCCCAGATCCTCACCGCACCGCAGCCCGAGGGCTGGGTCGAGATCGGCGGCCGGGTACGCCTGGAGCGCTGA
- a CDS encoding MFS transporter: MPDEPPGGLRALLPDLSPWRASPDFRRLWVSGLITNFGSFLTFVALPVQIKELTGSAAAVGAIGAVELVPLVVFGLYGGALADAWDKRRLILWTEAGQGVACAALLVNALVPSPAVWPLYVIAAFTSALGAVQRPALDSLIPRIVAHEHLPAAASLNALRWQVGGIAGPALAGVVVAYAGLGWAYAVDLVTFAASVALVVGLASSPASHEARRPSWAAIAEGARYAWSRKELLGTYAVDLAAMLLAMPLAVLPFLADELDAEWSLGLMYAAIPAGSLLVSVSSGWTSRVHRHGRMVVLAAAGWGVAIAAAGFAGNVWLVLLCFVLAGACDMVSGVFRSAMWNQTIPDELRGRLAGIELLSYSVGPQLGQVRAGGTAALTGVRASVWSGGLLCAGAVGVLALCLPTMMTYDARTNEHAVRLREKRAADAASG; encoded by the coding sequence GTGCCCGACGAGCCACCCGGCGGCCTGCGTGCCCTGCTGCCCGACCTGTCGCCCTGGCGGGCCTCCCCGGACTTCCGGCGGCTCTGGGTTTCGGGGCTGATCACGAACTTCGGCAGCTTCCTGACCTTCGTCGCGCTGCCGGTGCAGATCAAGGAGCTGACGGGCTCGGCGGCGGCGGTGGGCGCCATCGGTGCCGTGGAGCTGGTGCCGCTGGTGGTGTTCGGGCTGTACGGCGGTGCGCTGGCCGACGCCTGGGACAAACGGCGGCTGATCCTGTGGACCGAGGCCGGTCAGGGCGTGGCGTGCGCGGCGCTGCTGGTCAACGCGCTGGTGCCGAGCCCGGCCGTGTGGCCGCTGTACGTGATCGCCGCGTTCACCTCGGCGCTCGGCGCGGTGCAGCGCCCGGCCCTGGACTCGCTGATCCCGCGGATCGTGGCCCACGAGCACCTGCCGGCGGCCGCCTCGCTGAACGCGCTGCGCTGGCAGGTCGGCGGGATCGCCGGACCGGCGCTGGCGGGCGTGGTGGTGGCGTACGCGGGGCTCGGCTGGGCGTACGCGGTCGACCTGGTCACCTTCGCCGCCTCGGTGGCCCTGGTGGTGGGGCTCGCCTCCTCGCCCGCCTCGCACGAGGCGCGCAGGCCGTCGTGGGCGGCGATCGCCGAGGGCGCCCGGTACGCGTGGAGCCGCAAGGAACTGCTGGGCACCTACGCGGTCGACCTGGCGGCGATGCTCCTGGCGATGCCGCTCGCGGTACTGCCGTTCCTGGCCGACGAGTTGGACGCCGAGTGGTCGCTCGGTCTGATGTACGCGGCGATCCCGGCGGGCTCGCTGCTGGTGAGCGTGAGCAGCGGGTGGACCTCGCGGGTGCACCGGCACGGGCGGATGGTGGTGCTCGCGGCGGCCGGGTGGGGCGTGGCGATCGCCGCCGCGGGCTTCGCCGGGAACGTGTGGCTGGTGCTGCTGTGCTTCGTGCTCGCCGGTGCCTGCGACATGGTCAGCGGGGTCTTCCGCAGCGCGATGTGGAACCAGACCATCCCGGACGAGCTGCGCGGCCGGCTCGCCGGGATCGAGCTGCTGTCGTACTCGGTGGGTCCGCAGCTCGGCCAGGTCCGGGCGGGCGGCACGGCCGCGCTCACCGGGGTGCGGGCGTCGGTGTGGTCGGGCGGGCTGCTGTGCGCGGGCGCGGTGGGGGTGCTGGCGCTGTGCCTGCCGACGATGATGACGTACGACGCGCGGACGAACGAGCACGCGGTGCGGCTGCGCGAGAAGCGCGCAGCCGACGCCGCGAGCGGCTGA
- a CDS encoding site-2 protease family protein, protein MSTATARPSDRRISPVFLGIVAVAAVTGWATWTGFAEQPGLAVFLFVTAAWVVSLCLHEYAHARTALHSGDISVGAKGYLTLNPVKYTHALLSIVLPVLFVIMGGIGLPGGAVFIERGRIRGRWRHSLISAAGPLTNVLFAVVCTAPFWLDALDGVPRDFRLALAFLALLQVTAAILNFLPVPGLDGYGVIEPWLSYNVRRQVEPLAPFGLLIVFALLWIPALNGVFFDAIDALLRGLGIGEVDTYCGFELYRFWQTDPLCTPGG, encoded by the coding sequence ATGTCCACCGCCACCGCCCGTCCCAGCGACCGGAGGATCAGTCCCGTCTTCCTCGGGATCGTCGCCGTCGCCGCGGTCACGGGCTGGGCCACCTGGACCGGCTTCGCCGAGCAGCCGGGTCTCGCCGTGTTCCTGTTCGTCACGGCCGCGTGGGTCGTCTCGCTGTGCCTGCACGAGTACGCTCACGCCCGCACCGCGCTGCACAGCGGCGACATCTCGGTCGGCGCGAAGGGCTACCTCACGCTGAACCCGGTGAAGTACACCCATGCCCTGCTCAGCATCGTCCTGCCCGTCCTCTTCGTGATCATGGGCGGGATCGGGCTGCCCGGCGGCGCCGTCTTCATCGAGCGCGGACGGATCAGGGGGCGGTGGCGGCACAGCCTCATCTCGGCGGCGGGGCCGCTGACGAACGTGCTGTTCGCCGTCGTGTGCACGGCGCCGTTCTGGCTGGACGCGCTGGACGGCGTGCCGCGCGACTTCCGGCTGGCGCTGGCGTTCCTCGCGCTGCTCCAGGTCACGGCCGCGATCCTGAACTTCCTGCCGGTGCCGGGCCTGGACGGCTACGGCGTGATCGAGCCCTGGCTGTCGTACAACGTGCGGCGGCAGGTGGAGCCGCTCGCGCCGTTCGGGCTGCTGATCGTGTTCGCGCTGCTGTGGATCCCGGCGCTCAACGGCGTGTTCTTCGACGCGATCGACGCGCTGCTGCGGGGCCTGGGGATCGGCGAGGTCGACACGTACTGCGGCTTCGAGCTGTACCGCTTCTGGCAGACCGACCCGCTGTGCACGCCGGGCGGATGA
- the npdG gene encoding NADPH-dependent F420 reductase encodes MTSTDSAAQKAPAKAPAKDPWDLPDVSGLVVGVLGGTGPQGKGLAYRLAKAGQKVIVGSRAAERAAAAAEEIGHGVEGADNAETARRSDVVIVAVPWDGHGKTLEFLRAELSGKLVVDCVNPLGFDKKGAYALKPEEGSAAEQAAALLPDSRVAAAFHHLSAVLLQDPEIDEIDTDVMVLGEERADVEIVQALAGRIPGMRGVFAGRLRNAHQVESLVANLISVNRRYKAHAGLRVTDV; translated from the coding sequence ATGACCTCTACCGACAGTGCTGCACAGAAGGCCCCCGCCAAGGCACCGGCCAAGGACCCCTGGGACCTGCCCGACGTCTCCGGGCTGGTCGTCGGCGTGCTCGGCGGCACCGGCCCGCAGGGCAAGGGCCTCGCGTACCGCCTCGCCAAGGCCGGCCAGAAGGTGATCGTCGGCTCCCGCGCCGCCGAGCGCGCCGCGGCCGCCGCCGAGGAGATCGGGCACGGCGTCGAGGGTGCCGACAACGCCGAGACCGCGCGCCGCAGCGACGTCGTGATCGTCGCCGTACCGTGGGACGGCCACGGCAAGACCCTCGAATTCCTGCGCGCGGAACTGTCCGGCAAGCTCGTCGTCGACTGCGTCAACCCGCTCGGCTTCGACAAGAAGGGCGCCTACGCGCTCAAGCCCGAGGAGGGCAGCGCCGCCGAGCAGGCCGCCGCCCTGCTGCCGGACAGCCGGGTCGCCGCCGCCTTCCACCACCTCTCCGCGGTCCTCCTTCAGGACCCGGAGATCGACGAGATCGACACCGATGTGATGGTGCTCGGCGAGGAGCGGGCGGATGTGGAGATCGTGCAGGCCCTCGCGGGCCGCATCCCCGGCATGCGCGGCGTCTTCGCCGGGCGGCTGCGCAACGCCCACCAGGTCGAGTCGCTGGTCGCCAACCTGATCTCCGTCAACCGCCGCTACAAGGCGCACGCCGGGCTCCGCGTCACGGACGTATGA
- the map gene encoding type I methionyl aminopeptidase, which produces MSGQSLLVPGELSPTRSVPGNIRRPEYVGKPAPTPYTGPEVQTPETVEAMRVAGRIAARAMEEAAKHIAPGVTTDALDRVAHEYMCDHGAYPSTLGYRGYPKSLCSSVNEVICHGIPDSTVLRDGDIVNLDVTAYIGGVHGDNNATYLVGEVDEESRLLVERTRESLTRAIKAVKPGRQINIIGRVIESYAKRFGYGVVRDFTGHGINTSFHSGLIVPHYDSPHATTVIQPGMTFTIEPMLTLGTHEYDMWDDGWTVVTKDRRRTAQFEHTLVVTDSGAEILTLP; this is translated from the coding sequence ATGTCTGGCCAGTCACTGCTCGTCCCAGGGGAGCTCTCCCCCACCCGTTCCGTGCCCGGAAACATCCGCCGGCCCGAGTACGTCGGCAAACCCGCGCCGACGCCGTACACCGGCCCGGAGGTGCAGACGCCCGAGACCGTCGAGGCGATGCGCGTGGCCGGGCGGATCGCGGCGCGGGCGATGGAGGAGGCCGCGAAGCACATCGCGCCCGGTGTGACGACGGACGCGCTGGACCGGGTGGCGCACGAGTACATGTGCGACCACGGCGCCTACCCCTCGACGCTCGGCTACCGGGGCTACCCCAAGTCCCTGTGCAGCTCGGTCAACGAGGTCATCTGCCACGGCATCCCCGACTCCACGGTGCTGCGCGACGGCGACATCGTGAACCTGGACGTGACGGCGTACATCGGCGGGGTGCACGGCGACAACAACGCGACCTACCTGGTCGGCGAGGTGGACGAGGAGAGCCGGCTGCTGGTCGAGCGGACCCGGGAGTCGCTGACCCGCGCGATCAAGGCGGTCAAGCCCGGCCGGCAGATCAACATCATCGGCCGGGTCATCGAGTCGTACGCCAAGCGGTTCGGGTACGGGGTGGTGCGGGACTTCACCGGCCACGGCATCAACACGTCGTTCCACTCGGGGCTCATCGTCCCGCACTACGACAGCCCGCACGCGACGACCGTCATCCAGCCCGGGATGACCTTCACGATCGAGCCGATGCTGACGCTCGGCACCCACGAGTACGACATGTGGGACGACGGCTGGACGGTCGTGACGAAGGACCGCAGGCGGACCGCGCAGTTCGAGCACACCCTGGTGGTGACGGACTCGGGCGCGGAGATCCTCACGCTGCCCTGA
- a CDS encoding BTAD domain-containing putative transcriptional regulator, with protein MRYRILGTTQVLRPDGTAVPLGGARLRALLTVLALRAGRAVPAGLLVEEVWAGYPPADATGALQALVGRLRRALGADSVASADGGYRLAAAPDDVDLHRFDRLAGEGTRALADGDPAKAAVVLDDALALWRGPVLADLPDRTAEAARWETRHFEALRARHTAALDLGQAEHSLPELTALCDGHPLDEPLQALRLRALRDSGRTAEALAAYEAVRRLLADRLGTDPGPELRTLHAELLSPSPTPTPGRSRTPGWTSGPGPASGPGPASGAGAASGPDPASGPASGPAVAPGSGGGPAPGWWPAPGTAPGSSTAPPHDTASAADTAPAPGPTSAPGTAPAPGTAAPGPGTAGSTPGTSPAGGTAPVAGTTPAPGTAPAPGSTPAPGTAGPARDTSYAPGTAPVAGTTPAPGTAPAPGSTPAPGIAPAPGTAPAPGPQPVDGRRPVAGPASGTGPGAATPPEAAAAASAGSAPSPAPEGPRPRGNLRARLTSFVGRDGDVERLRADLAATRLVTLLGPGGAGKTRLSQEAAEGAGDAARDGVWLAELAPVDDPADVPEAVLTAVGARETVLYRAGAEEMRAATASEGQDTAVERLVEHCGRRRMLIVLDNCEHVVDAAARLTEELLARCPRLTVLATSREPLGVPGESLRPVEPLPEPAALRLLADRGAAARPGFRVDADEETAAACAEICRRLDGLPLAIELAAARLRMLTPRQIADRLDDRFRLLTSGSRTVLPRQQTLRAVVDWSWDLLDADEREVLGRLSVFAGGCDLAAAEAVCGPAALDALGSLVDKSLVVAAPVTDRLSGDGMRYRLLETVAEYAGERLDEAGGRAAAARAHLTYYRELARTTDPLLRGPRQLAAIERLEREYENLRTALRHAVAERDEQEALCLALSLVWYWQMRDLRVEARNWFVEVMALGPDPFAEPGTPARPVWERCTSAPPPMTGEVLAEARRGVHLAHLACMDTELDAWQNPAAQRKLRVIADTYEPGMPQTCSSPGLLWFYSVMLTGDMDRLRRIMDATVRTCRETPGYEWELAGGLQMRANMLANRTDWAGDAVRDADESLEIYDRLGDAWGMAEALSGRAEARERVGEYRLAAADYRAAAQHAERIGAHAQVDILDARLGSVLLEAGDTERGERVLRDVIDRTAGTGHNGAMPAARLFLAGHLGMTGRTAEAGEQLRLLREEFSIAHFVVFDAFILAAEAWLATLEDRHEECLTRIRKSLARAEDPLSAAIAPHMRSAYLTIAAMALARLDGGDRAADGARCLGAAEAMLPPGHVSTGMERDARGRAVERVRGALGGEAYDAAYAEGGRLSPQEAVALV; from the coding sequence GTGCGCTATCGCATCCTCGGCACCACACAGGTACTCCGTCCCGACGGCACGGCCGTCCCGCTCGGCGGGGCGCGGCTGCGCGCCCTGCTGACCGTGCTCGCCCTCCGGGCCGGCCGCGCCGTCCCCGCGGGGCTGCTGGTGGAGGAGGTCTGGGCCGGGTACCCGCCCGCCGACGCGACGGGCGCCCTGCAAGCGCTGGTCGGGCGGCTGCGCCGGGCGCTGGGCGCCGACTCGGTCGCCTCGGCCGACGGCGGTTACCGGCTCGCCGCCGCCCCCGACGACGTCGACCTGCACCGCTTCGACCGGCTCGCCGGTGAGGGCACCCGCGCCCTCGCCGACGGCGACCCCGCCAAGGCGGCCGTCGTGCTCGACGACGCGCTCGCGCTGTGGCGCGGGCCCGTCCTCGCCGACCTGCCCGACCGCACCGCCGAGGCGGCCCGCTGGGAGACCCGGCACTTCGAAGCCCTGCGCGCCCGCCACACCGCCGCCCTGGACCTCGGCCAGGCCGAGCACTCCCTGCCCGAGCTGACCGCCCTGTGCGACGGCCACCCCCTGGACGAGCCCCTCCAGGCGCTGCGGCTGCGCGCCCTGCGCGACTCCGGCCGCACCGCCGAGGCACTGGCCGCCTACGAGGCCGTACGCCGCCTCCTCGCCGACCGGCTCGGCACGGATCCCGGCCCGGAACTGCGGACCCTCCACGCGGAGCTGCTCAGCCCCTCTCCCACCCCGACGCCCGGCCGGAGCCGCACCCCGGGCTGGACGTCGGGCCCCGGTCCTGCGTCGGGCCCCGGTCCTGCGTCCGGCGCGGGGGCTGCGTCTGGTCCTGACCCGGCATCCGGTCCGGCCTCGGGACCCGCCGTCGCGCCCGGCTCCGGTGGGGGACCTGCCCCAGGGTGGTGGCCCGCTCCCGGCACGGCGCCGGGGAGCTCAACCGCGCCGCCCCACGACACGGCATCCGCCGCTGATACGGCGCCTGCCCCGGGCCCGACCTCTGCCCCCGGCACGGCGCCCGCCCCGGGCACGGCGGCCCCCGGCCCGGGTACGGCGGGCTCCACCCCTGGCACCTCGCCCGCCGGGGGTACGGCACCTGTCGCGGGTACGACGCCGGCACCTGGCACGGCCCCCGCCCCGGGCTCCACGCCCGCCCCGGGTACGGCGGGCCCCGCCCGTGACACCTCGTACGCCCCGGGTACGGCACCTGTCGCGGGTACGACGCCGGCGCCTGGCACGGCCCCCGCCCCGGGCTCCACGCCCGCCCCCGGCATAGCCCCCGCCCCCGGCACAGCCCCCGCCCCCGGTCCGCAGCCCGTCGACGGGCGGCGGCCGGTCGCCGGTCCCGCGTCCGGTACGGGGCCCGGGGCCGCGACGCCGCCGGAAGCCGCTGCCGCGGCGTCGGCCGGGTCCGCCCCCTCGCCCGCCCCGGAGGGACCCCGCCCCCGCGGCAACCTGCGCGCCCGGCTCACCTCCTTCGTCGGGCGGGACGGCGACGTGGAGAGACTGCGTGCCGACCTGGCGGCCACCCGGCTCGTCACCCTCCTCGGGCCCGGCGGCGCCGGGAAGACCCGGCTGTCGCAGGAGGCCGCGGAAGGGGCCGGGGACGCCGCGCGCGACGGCGTGTGGCTGGCCGAGCTGGCCCCCGTGGACGACCCCGCCGACGTACCGGAGGCCGTTCTGACGGCCGTCGGCGCCCGCGAGACCGTGCTCTACCGCGCCGGTGCCGAGGAGATGCGGGCCGCCACCGCCTCCGAGGGGCAGGACACCGCCGTCGAGCGGCTCGTCGAGCACTGCGGCCGGCGCCGCATGCTGATCGTCCTCGACAACTGCGAGCACGTCGTCGACGCCGCCGCCCGCCTCACCGAGGAACTCCTCGCCCGCTGCCCCCGCCTGACCGTCCTCGCCACCAGCCGCGAACCCCTCGGCGTGCCGGGGGAGTCGCTGCGCCCCGTGGAACCGCTGCCCGAACCCGCCGCGCTGCGGCTGCTCGCCGACCGGGGCGCCGCCGCCCGCCCCGGCTTCCGCGTCGACGCCGACGAGGAGACCGCCGCCGCCTGCGCCGAGATCTGCCGCCGCCTCGACGGACTGCCGCTGGCCATCGAACTGGCCGCCGCCCGGCTCCGGATGCTCACCCCGCGCCAGATCGCCGACCGGCTCGACGACCGCTTCCGCCTGCTCACCTCCGGCAGCCGTACCGTCCTGCCCCGCCAGCAGACGCTGCGTGCGGTCGTCGACTGGTCCTGGGACCTGCTCGACGCCGACGAACGCGAGGTGCTGGGGCGGCTGTCCGTCTTCGCGGGCGGCTGCGACCTCGCCGCCGCCGAGGCCGTGTGCGGGCCCGCCGCGCTGGACGCCCTCGGCTCCCTCGTCGACAAGTCCCTCGTCGTGGCCGCGCCGGTGACGGACCGCCTGTCCGGCGACGGCATGCGCTACCGGCTCCTGGAGACCGTCGCCGAATACGCGGGCGAGCGCCTCGACGAGGCCGGCGGACGCGCCGCCGCGGCCCGCGCCCACCTGACGTACTACCGCGAACTCGCCCGCACCACCGACCCGCTGCTGCGCGGTCCGCGGCAACTCGCGGCCATCGAGCGGCTGGAGCGCGAGTACGAGAACCTGCGCACCGCCCTGCGCCACGCCGTCGCCGAGCGCGACGAGCAGGAGGCGCTGTGCCTGGCGCTGTCGCTGGTCTGGTACTGGCAGATGCGCGACCTGCGGGTGGAGGCCCGGAACTGGTTCGTCGAGGTGATGGCACTCGGCCCGGATCCCTTCGCCGAACCGGGCACCCCCGCCCGGCCGGTGTGGGAGCGGTGCACGTCCGCCCCGCCCCCGATGACCGGCGAGGTCCTCGCCGAGGCCCGGCGCGGGGTGCACCTGGCCCATCTGGCGTGCATGGACACGGAGCTGGACGCGTGGCAGAACCCGGCGGCCCAGCGCAAGCTGCGCGTCATCGCGGACACCTACGAGCCGGGGATGCCGCAGACCTGTTCCAGCCCCGGCCTGCTCTGGTTCTACTCCGTGATGCTCACCGGTGACATGGACCGGCTGCGCAGGATCATGGACGCCACCGTGCGCACCTGCCGGGAGACTCCGGGCTACGAGTGGGAGCTGGCCGGCGGTCTTCAGATGCGCGCCAACATGCTCGCCAACCGCACCGACTGGGCGGGCGACGCGGTCCGCGACGCCGACGAGTCCCTGGAGATCTACGACCGGCTCGGCGACGCCTGGGGCATGGCCGAGGCGCTCTCCGGGCGGGCCGAGGCCCGCGAGCGCGTCGGCGAGTACCGGCTGGCCGCCGCCGACTACCGGGCCGCCGCGCAGCACGCCGAGCGGATCGGCGCCCACGCCCAGGTGGACATCCTCGACGCCCGCCTCGGCAGCGTGCTCCTGGAGGCGGGCGACACGGAGCGGGGCGAGCGCGTCCTGCGCGACGTGATCGACCGCACGGCCGGGACCGGCCACAACGGCGCGATGCCCGCCGCCCGGCTGTTCCTCGCCGGGCACCTGGGCATGACGGGGCGTACGGCCGAGGCGGGCGAGCAGCTGCGGCTGCTGCGCGAGGAGTTCTCCATCGCGCACTTCGTGGTCTTCGACGCCTTCATCCTCGCCGCCGAGGCGTGGCTCGCCACGCTGGAGGACCGGCACGAGGAGTGCCTGACCCGGATCCGCAAGTCGCTGGCGCGGGCCGAGGACCCGCTGTCCGCGGCCATCGCCCCGCACATGCGCTCGGCGTACCTGACCATCGCCGCGATGGCCCTGGCCCGCCTGGACGGCGGCGACCGGGCCGCGGACGGCGCCCGGTGCCTGGGCGCCGCCGAGGCGATGCTGCCGCCGGGGCACGTGTCGACCGGCATGGAGCGCGACGCGCGCGGCCGGGCCGTCGAACGGGTCCGCGGGGCGCTCGGCGGCGAGGCGTACGACGCCGCGTACGCCGAGGGCGGCCGGCTCTCCCCGCAGGAGGCCGTCGCCCTCGTCTGA
- a CDS encoding biliverdin-producing heme oxygenase: MRMDSSFSTLIRTASHQQHVEAETSTFMSDLLGGGLGVDAYARYTEQLWFVYEALEAAAGRLAADPVAGPFVRPELLRLASLERDLAHLRGADWRTGLTALPATEAYAARVRECAEEWPAGYVAHHYTRYLGDLSGGQIIRDKAERTWGFARKGDGVRFYVFEEISNPAAFKREYRDLLDGIRADDLEKQRVVAECKRAFALNTAVFRALGEEFPLSA, from the coding sequence ATGCGCATGGACTCCTCCTTCTCGACGCTCATCCGCACCGCCTCCCACCAGCAGCACGTGGAGGCGGAGACCTCGACGTTCATGAGCGACCTGCTGGGCGGAGGGCTCGGTGTCGACGCCTACGCGCGCTACACCGAGCAGCTGTGGTTCGTCTACGAGGCCCTGGAGGCCGCCGCCGGGCGGCTGGCGGCGGACCCGGTGGCCGGGCCGTTCGTCCGGCCGGAGCTGCTGCGGCTGGCCTCCCTGGAGCGGGACCTGGCGCACCTGCGCGGCGCCGACTGGCGCACGGGGCTGACCGCCCTGCCCGCCACCGAGGCGTACGCGGCCCGGGTGCGCGAGTGCGCCGAGGAGTGGCCGGCGGGGTACGTCGCGCACCACTACACGCGCTACCTGGGCGACCTGTCGGGCGGGCAGATCATCCGGGACAAGGCCGAGCGGACGTGGGGCTTCGCCAGGAAGGGCGACGGGGTCCGGTTCTACGTCTTCGAGGAGATCTCCAACCCGGCCGCCTTCAAGCGGGAGTACCGCGACCTGCTCGACGGCATCCGCGCCGACGACCTGGAGAAGCAGCGGGTCGTCGCCGAGTGCAAGCGCGCCTTCGCGCTGAACACGGCGGTCTTCCGGGCGCTGGGCGAGGAGTTCCCGCTGTCCGCCTGA
- a CDS encoding HtaA domain-containing protein, giving the protein MPVRRRRPTALAAAVATAAALGTTALAALGGATAASAAGSPLSDYELTWGIKQSYRTYVGMFGSFTASEGAGQAAGNGAFTFTGGTGTYDHTTNAVDLGFKGKLVSASAAHRFEVTLTDVRFDSGAGEITADVTTVDTSGATPTKKGDDVPLAKVAVTRAMTDMATTLTTEAGEYLGSASYAGAAGDPLTVVRKTPEPSTEPTTGPTTQPTTGPSTEPSTGPTGPEPTGTDSTGPGPTGPQTTPATQGPGPATSTSASPSAPASTAPTRGEIADGTLGWGVKESFRAYVVGNIAKGRVTVSGGAGQAAGNGAFTFKDATGTYDTDADRLTAAFKGAVNFKGHESGGTYGLDLTLSNLKATLDGGTGKLTADVNSLGTRTEGVVLADLEAKSGDLKADKNVITVDGIAATVTDAGAKVFGNYPAGTALDPVGLSVALSDDAQLPDGGGSDTSGGTGGGSGTAGGSTGGGTGTAGGTGSTVGGTGTTTGGSIGGGSLASTGSDIPGPALGAAAGAAVAVGAGAVYATRRRRTQARSAG; this is encoded by the coding sequence ATGCCCGTCAGACGACGCCGCCCCACCGCACTCGCCGCCGCCGTCGCCACGGCCGCCGCCCTCGGCACGACCGCCCTCGCCGCGCTGGGCGGCGCCACCGCAGCCTCGGCCGCCGGATCGCCGCTCTCGGACTACGAGTTGACGTGGGGCATCAAGCAGTCCTACCGGACGTACGTCGGCATGTTCGGCAGCTTCACCGCGTCGGAGGGCGCCGGCCAGGCCGCCGGCAACGGTGCCTTCACCTTCACCGGAGGCACCGGCACCTACGACCACACGACGAACGCCGTCGACCTCGGCTTCAAGGGCAAGCTGGTGAGCGCCTCCGCCGCGCACCGGTTCGAGGTCACGCTCACCGACGTGCGCTTCGACAGCGGCGCCGGTGAGATCACCGCCGACGTGACGACGGTCGACACCTCCGGCGCGACGCCCACCAAGAAGGGCGACGACGTGCCGCTCGCCAAGGTCGCCGTGACCCGCGCGATGACGGACATGGCGACCACCCTCACCACCGAGGCGGGCGAGTACCTCGGCAGCGCGAGCTACGCGGGCGCGGCCGGGGACCCGCTGACGGTGGTCAGGAAGACGCCGGAGCCGAGCACGGAGCCGACCACCGGCCCCACCACGCAACCCACCACCGGGCCGAGCACGGAGCCCTCCACCGGCCCGACCGGCCCGGAGCCGACCGGGACGGACTCCACCGGACCCGGGCCGACCGGCCCGCAGACCACGCCCGCCACCCAGGGCCCGGGCCCCGCGACGAGCACGAGCGCCTCGCCCTCGGCCCCCGCGAGCACGGCCCCCACCAGGGGCGAGATCGCCGACGGCACCCTCGGCTGGGGCGTGAAGGAGTCCTTCCGCGCCTACGTCGTCGGCAACATCGCCAAGGGCCGGGTCACCGTCTCCGGCGGCGCCGGCCAGGCCGCCGGGAACGGCGCGTTCACCTTCAAGGACGCCACCGGCACCTACGACACGGACGCCGACAGGCTGACCGCCGCCTTCAAGGGCGCCGTCAACTTCAAGGGCCACGAGTCGGGCGGCACCTACGGCCTCGACCTGACCCTGAGCAACCTCAAGGCCACCCTCGACGGCGGCACCGGCAAGCTCACCGCCGACGTGAACAGCCTCGGCACGCGGACCGAGGGCGTGGTCCTGGCCGACCTCGAGGCGAAGTCCGGCGACCTGAAGGCCGACAAGAACGTCATCACGGTCGACGGCATCGCCGCCACCGTCACCGACGCCGGTGCGAAGGTCTTCGGCAACTACCCGGCAGGCACGGCCCTCGACCCGGTCGGCCTCTCGGTGGCGCTGAGCGACGACGCCCAACTGCCGGACGGCGGCGGCTCGGACACGTCCGGCGGCACGGGCGGCGGCTCCGGCACGGCCGGCGGCTCCACCGGCGGGGGCACGGGCACCGCCGGAGGCACCGGATCCACCGTCGGCGGCACCGGAACGACCACCGGCGGTTCGATCGGCGGCGGCAGCCTCGCCTCCACCGGCTCGGACATACCCGGCCCGGCGCTGGGCGCGGCGGCCGGTGCCGCGGTCGCGGTCGGCGCGGGCGCGGTGTACGCGACGCGCAGGCGGCGGACCCAGGCGCGGTCCGCCGGGTAA